The Drosophila innubila isolate TH190305 chromosome 3R unlocalized genomic scaffold, UK_Dinn_1.0 2_E_3R, whole genome shotgun sequence genome has a segment encoding these proteins:
- the LOC117792686 gene encoding putative transcription factor capicua isoform X1 produces the protein MLSAANATAAATATHTAAVAAGETYVITNKHHHQQQQHAQQQQQQQHFVVAANTMVIPATAAAVAGIPTATTTTTTTAAAAAGVETAQPQQQQQQQQHVLFQPQLQLQTAATPQQQQQQPSQPRQHPKKRKFDPAELDKAEQQQQQHQHQHQQPQQQQQQQHQPQQQQQHTLHKQQKPADTNGNSDAMSNGNVAAVQQHALALRSMIVGSPATINCAGAGAGASNSNSSDIRQQQLQRIIITSPLQHATSANSKQHVASNNSSHAAINHHSRTHTPVYYQQQQQQQQPRFSFISHNNQQHVQEQQQQQQQQPQQQQQQQQQQQHEPVALLDLSEWTNTRVLAKVGKFYAPGIIRQVHEATTAATPTVTANTPHSILVEFDAAEFGQQLYQDVLQLGRYNVILDASPPMADITLEARVCVRQRVEGRNVGCVYVEGILMDINQGTKQYTVQLANDDVPNTKVVRRADLRLLLPPWWDELNELTPTAAKRKPEPSTAGAAGAAGAAGVYPKAFVATGYDGKLPTSTSSGAQQQQQQQQKHEYYRAAATSPFQGGVVPPPPLLAHVEQQQQQQQTNGLPDIVISPGSNGQQQHHHLKMHVPSPAQQQQQQQQQQPRSYDDYDSDDELKRVGIGYSPAAGDVDAEKMSACSKRSSMQSRGSTSSLLDQRLTPRSHPATPRSQATTPHRFKKGDIVESESGVRKKYNGKQWRRLCTLCMKESQRRGFCSRHLNQKGNNALPSSTGPGRFLSDSRSSSKTQNDEDTSRDSETSPNYRVTGRYDQEEADVAAMLVSLSSSRSATPSYTSPVNHAGASPLNAINAHSPVNVSNNRQNFFTPIANQSQQQQQQQQQQPQQQHVNTVAAVPLDSKWKTTPSPVLYNTNSNNNNNNSNSSSSNNNNGWESSQTVQQQQQHHQQPPPPPQTTAVSLVMHAPPPQQQQQLQQQQPPAAHLNALPAPPSGHATSVIRISSSQQQQQQQQLQQPAPTQQQQHQQQQHVVVSTAGLQSFHPVIVNATQLSQIQNSLPVSVAQQQQQQQQQQQLPPTSVSFHPHPPTTPTSVAVAQDKALPKNGYNAASYAWHKLLPQMPAMTKAPPATAVTTTTTNSNYSLAMMQHQHQQHQQHQQHHQHQQQQQLSPQQTPQLPATTAAQQQPSLNHNNNHLIVPAPLSSPGKPLNCSMNDAKAAAAAAAAAAAAAAATSTATSTADEPDEPEEQLDDDVFEPTTPTVASTSNGKKATTAAMRLPTYNSNIRKLDECHDASDGVAGVPTTSAAKRRSQSLSALQQQQQQQQQQQQQQQQQQQQSTAKAADKKVRRPMNAFMIFSKKHRKMVHKKHPNQDNRTVSKILGEWWYALKPEQKAQYHDLAKSVKDAHFQLHPDWKWCSKDRRKSSTSGKGGAAAAANATGDGKQRLVSVDGSDSLEDDMCPSTPGGSGSGGAQAVELQGDIIPLTIDNYNIACDETPTTIAGQAQGNCKAKQPKNELQSDEDEHMLVVEDEQPPNKLDLQCRERVNDLEMDESPYDYRKQQQETDQRPQEDHASACNGQAMSAPASGSEREITLKPKAIKAHPGLESTMLPYPQMPMYTHYTSPKNPIGVTPFQPTGGAFKSMPISPKGSSSSSGCKSDEQQLQAHIKQEDIKQEPPSPYKLNGNSVAAVSLNAGPPTGGVISAPPPTSAVGAIFNFNVPTATALSQKQYHYPMHHALCSPTDVRAHQACVPNSPAAVSLGHAASIATPPASAPAQILGPAGPTPPQKMFFAMGHPYPLLPRSHQQSTSSLEHLQLEAFAPSYLFKKHNGGLGVQGAPPLPQVSGQTTMLLHGYAPSSQHSQDQQPASSPSYKSMPSTPKSASYHLSAPPDSAGKRSCDAIAAEDTDVDVDVDADGHPFVLAPTPAQLGRAPLQRRKNLSQSKSDNNVNASGGYGVNNGQHIGRKLHSPTMMDVATSSPIIGHVNSSSLSSALPTPTSSTTTPNSDEQLPLTPTAISNMGNMGNNSSGQSKSPLRNVPASAPAVVAHKKKSDEVNNVLKQVDFEKKYKALPQFKPEDCQSPSAIAVPSSPRVYGTNYRKKNAVPPPVQKLMGEDDSIDEPASAPPTTTQRFFGADFNNDLRGKAHSPHICDSRSGTNLQFAAELETGDQTGRSPRTPKTPLQSARSDASEKGHRKVLETRRNLVMQLFNEHGMFPTAQATIAFQTKHIDVFPRKQDLQLKIREVRQKALGHPAYTPHSAGPNTPSDSNSSSATLSANLNAASSDVFPYYYTAGMHQQHQQQQQQQFAEQQQQHQQQQQQQQHFATDESSKQNKR, from the exons atgcTTAGCGCTGccaatgcaacagcagcagcaacagcaacacacactGCAGCAGTTGCCGCTGGCGAAACTTATGTGATAACAAATAAACACcaccatcaacaacagcaacacgcgcagcaacaacaacaacagcaacattttgttgttgccgccaaCACAATGGTTataccagcaacagcagcagcagtcgccGGTataccaacagcaacaacaacaacaacaaccacagcagcagcggcagcaggaGTTGAGACAGCACAgccccaacagcaacagcagcagcagcaacatgtgtTGTTTCAGCCACAATTACAGttacaaacagcagcaacacctcagcaacagcagcaacagccgtCGCAGCCGCGACAGCATCCCAAGAAGCGCAAATTTGATCCAGCTGAGCTGGACAAAGccgagcaacagcaacagcaacatcagcatcaacaccagcagccacaacaacagcagcaacaacaacatcagccgcagcagcaacaacagcatacGTTGCATAAGCAACAGAAACCCGCCGATACAAATGGCAACAGCGATGCGATGTCCAATGGCAATGTTGCTGCCGTGCAGCAACATGCATTGGCGTTGCGCAGCATGATTGTCGGCTCgccagcaacaataaattgtGCAGGTGCAGGTGCAggcgccagcaacagcaacagcagcgatatcaggcagcagcaactgcaacgtATTATAATCACATCGCCACTGCAACATGCGACAAGTGCAAATAGCAAGCAGCATGTtgcaagcaacaacagtagTCATGCAGCAATCAATCATCATTCGCGTACACACACTCCCGTCTactatcaacaacaacaacagcagcaacaaccacgtTTTAGCTTTATATCACACAACAATCAGCAACATGTacaggaacaacagcaacaacagcagcagcagccgcaacaacaacaacagcagcagcagcaacaacaacacgagcCTGTTGCTTTACTCGATCTCAGCGAATGGACAAATACGCGTGTCCTGGCCAAAGTTGGTAAATTTTATGCACCCGGCATCATACGACAAGTGCATGAGGCAACCACagcggccacgcccacagttACAGCCAATACGCCCCACTCAATACTCGTGGAATTCGATGCCGCCGAATTTGGCCAACAGCTGTATCAGGATGTATTGCAGCTGGGACGCTACAATGTGATACTCGATGCCAGTCCGCCCATGGCTGAT ATCACGCTGGAGGCGCGCGTTTGTGTGCGTCAACGTGTGGAGGGTCGCAACGTGGGATGCGTCTATGTGGAGGGCATCCTGATGGACATCAATCAGGGCACCAAGCAATATACCGTGCAATTGGCCAATGACGACGTT CCCAATACGAAGGTTGTACGTCGCGCCGATTTGCGTCTCCTGTTGCCGCCCTGGTGGGACGAGCTCAATGAGCTGACGCCTACGGCCGCCAAGCGAAAGCCGGAACCGTCAACCGCTGGTGCAGCTGGTGCAGCTGGTGCAGCTGGTGTTTATCCCAAGGCGTTTGTGGCCACGGGCTACGATGGCAAGCTGCCCACGAGCACATCTTCGGgtgcacagcaacagcagcagcagcagcaaaaacatgAGTATTATCGTGCGGCTGCCACATCGCCATTCCAGGGCGGCGTGGTGCCACCGCCGCCACTGTTGGCCCAtgtggagcagcagcaacaacaacagcagaccAATGGTCTGCCTGATATTGTGATCTCGCCTGGTAGCAatggacagcagcaacatcatcatctgAAAATGCACGTGCCATCgccagcgcagcagcagcagcaacaacaacaacagcagccgagAAGCTACGACGACTACGACTCGGATGATGAGCTGAAACGGGTCGGAATCGGTTACTCACCGGCCGCTGGCGATGTGGATGCCGAGAAGATGAGCGCCTGCAGCAAACGCAGCAGCATGCAGAGTCGCGGCAGCACATCCAGCTTACTCGATCAGAGGCTGACACCACGATCTCATCCGGCAACTCCAAG ATCTCAGGCAACGACGCCGCATCGCTTCAAGAAGGGCGACATTGTGGAATCGGAGTCCGGAGTGCGCAAGAAGTACAATGGAAAGCAATGGCGACGTCTCTGCACGCTGTGCATGAAAGAATCTCAGCGGCGCGGCTTTTGTTCCAGGCATTTGAATCAGAAGGGCAACAATGCGCTGCCCTCATCAACGGGGCCAGGTCGTTTTCTCAG TGATAGCCGATCGAGCAGCAAGACGCAAAACGATGAGGACACGTCACGCGACTCGGAAACATCGCCCAACTATCGTGTCACGGGTCGCTATGATCAGGAGGAGGCCGATGTGGCCGCCATGTTAG TGTCACTGAGCAGTTCACGCTCTGCAACGCCATCGTATACATCACCCGTGAATCATGCCGGCGCCTCGCCGCTCAACGCCATCAACGCTCACTCTCCGGTCAATGTGTCCAACAACAGGCAAAACTTTTTTACGCCCATTGCAAAtcagtcgcagcagcagcagcagcaacaacaacaacaacctcagcagcaacatgtgAACACTGTTGCTGCCGTGCCGCTGGACAGCAAATGGAAGACAACACCCAGTCCGGTGTTGTACAAcacaaatagcaacaacaacaacaacaatagtaacagcagcagcagcaacaacaacaatggctgGGAGAGCAGTCAAAcagtgcagcagcaacagcaacatcatcaacagccgccgccaccgccacaAACAACGGCTGTATCTTTGGTGATGCatgcaccaccaccacaacagcaacaacaactgcaacaacaacaaccacctgCCGCTCATCTCAATGCGCTGCCAGCGCCACCTAGCGGCCATGCGACCAGCGTAATACGCATCTCAAgcagccaacagcagcagcaacaacaacaattgcaacaaccaGCGCCaactcaacagcagcaacaccaacaacagcagcatgtTGTGGTATCCACTGCTGGTCTTCAGAGCTTTCATCCCGTCATTGTGAATGCCACGCAGTTGTCGCAGATTCAGAATTCATTGCCCGTTTCCGTtgcccaacagcaacaacaacaacagcagcaacaacaactgccgcCCACTTCGGTTTCGTTTCATCCACATCCGCCAACCACGCCCACATCCGTTGCCGTGGCACAGGACAAGGCGTTGCCAAAAAACG GCTACAATGCGGCTAGCTATGCGTGGCACAAGCTACTGCCGCAAATGCCGGCCATGACCAAAGCACCGCCAGCAACAGCggtgacaacgacaacaacgaacaGCAATTACAGCCTGGCAATGATGCAGCaccaacatcagcaacatcagcagcatcagcaacaccaccagcaccagcagcaacaacagctgtcgCCGCAACAAACGCCACAATTGCcggcaacaacggcagcacaacagcaaccgtcgctcaatcacaacaacaatcatttGATTGTGCCCGCACCGCTTTCATCGCCGGGGAAGCCCCTCAACTGTTCGATGAATGACGCtaaggcagcggcagcagcagcggcggcggcagcagcagcagcagcagcaacttcaaCTGCAACCAGCACTGCGGATGAGCCAGATGAGCCTGAGGAGCAGCTGGACGATGATGTGTTTGAGCCCACAACGCCCACTGTGGCATCCACATCGAATGGCAAGAAGGCAACGACGGCAGCAATGCGCTTGCCCacctacaacagcaacatacgCAAGCTGGATGAATGTCACGATGCCAGCGATGGTGTGGCAGGTGTGCCAACAACCTCGGCAGCCAAGCGACGCAGTCAATCGCTTAGTGCactccaacagcagcagcagcaacaacagcagcagcagcaacaacaacagcaacagcaacaacagtcgaCTGCAAAGGCAGCTGATAAGAAGGTGCGACGTCCGATGAACGCTTTCATGATCTTCTCGAAGAAGCATCGCAAGATGGTGCACAAGAAGCATCCAAATCAGGACAATCGTACGGTCAGCAAGATTCTTGGCGAATGGTGGTACGCCCTGAAGCCGGAGCAGAAGGCGCAGTATCATGATCTGGCCAAATCTGTGAAGGATGCACACTTTCAGCTGCATCCGGATTGGAAATGGTGCTCCAAGGATCGTCGCAAGTCCTCCACATCGGGCAAAGGCGGCGCTGCGGCCGCTGCCAATGCCACAGGTGATGGCAAGCAGCGTCTGGTCTCTGTTGATGGCTCCGATTCGCTGGAGGATGACATGTGCCCATCAACACccggtggcagtggcagcggtGGCGCCCAAGCCGTGGAACTGCAGGGCGACATCATTCCACTGACCATTGACAATTATAACATTGCCTGCGATGAGACGCCCACAACCATTGCTGGCCAGGCACAGGGCAACTGCAAAGCCAAGCAGCCAAAGAATGAGCTGCAGTCCGATGAGGATGAGCATATGTTGGTGGTGGAAGATGAGCAGCCGCCGAATAAACTGGATCTGCAATGTCGTGAGCGTGTCAACGACTTGGAGATGGATGAATCGCCCTACGATTATCGCAAGCAACAGCAGGAAACGGATCAA CGTCCGCAGGAGGATCATGCAAGTGCCTGCAATGGACAGGCGATGTCGGCTCCAGCGTCTGGAAGTGAGCGTGAGATAACGCTGAAACCGAAGGCCATTAAAGCTCATCCGGGGCTGGAGAGCACCATGCTGCCGTATCCACAGATGCCCATGTATACGCACTACACTAGTCCCAAGAATCCAATCGGTGTAACACCATTCCAACCCACAG GCGGCGCCTTCAAGTCGATGCCCATCAGTCCCAAAGGCAGCAGCAGTTCCTCCGGTTGCAAATCGGATGAACAACAGCTGCAGGCACACATCAAACAGGAGGACATCAAACAGGAGCCACCATCGCCCTATAAGCTCAATGGCAacagtgttgctgctgtcagtCTCAACGCTGGCCCGCCCACCGGTGGAGTGATCAGTGCCCCACCGCCCACCAGTGCCGTTGGTGCCATCTTCAATTTCAATGTGCCAACTGCAACGGCTCTCAGCCAGAAGCAATATCACTATCCCATGCATCATGCTCTATGCAGTCCCACAGATGTCAGAG CTCACCAGGCCTGTGTGCCCAACTCCCCGGCGGCAGTCAGTCTGGGGCATGCGGCCAGCATTGCCACACCGCCCGCATCGGCGCCGGCGCAAATTTTGGGTCCAGCGGGTCCAACACCTCCTCAGAAAATGTTCTTTGCCATGGGTCATCCC TATCCACTGCTGCCGCGTTCTCATCAGCAGAGCACTTCCAGCCTGGAGCACCTGCAGCTGGAGGCTTTTGCACCTAGCTACCTCTTCAAGAAGCACAACGGTGGTCTCGGAGTGCAAGGGGCACCTCCTCTGCCGCAGGTTAGCGGACAGACGACCATGCTGTTGCATGGTTATGCGCCCAGCAGCCAACACAGCCAGGATCAGCAGCCGGCAAGCTCGCCATCGTACAAGTCAATGCCCTCCACACCCAAGTCGGCGTCTTATCATCTGAGTGCACCGCCCGATTCGGCGGGTAAACGCAGCTGCGATGCCATCGCTGCCGAGGATACCGATgttgatgtggatgtggatgccgATGGTCATCCGTTTGTCCTGGCGCCGACGCCGGCACAACTGGGACGTGCACCGCTGCAGCGTCGCAAgaatctat CTCAAAGTAAATCGGACAACAATGTGAACGCCAGTGGCGGATATGGAGTCAACAATGGTCAGCACATTGGACGCAAGCTGCACTCGCCCACGATGATGGATGTGGCCACCTCATCGCCAATTATTGGCCATGTGAATAGTAGCAGCCTCAGCTCGGCACTGCCAACGCCAACCTCATCGACCACCACGCCCAACAGCGATGAGCAACTGCCTCTGACGCCGACAGCCATAAGCAACATGGGCAACATGGGCAACAACTCAAGTGGCCAGTCCAAGTCGCCGCTGAGAAATGTGCCTGCTTCTGCGCCTGCAGTGGTTGCTCACAAGAAGAAGAGCGATGAAGTAAACAA CGTGCTCAAGCAAGTGGACTTTGAGAAGAAGTACAAGGCTCTACCTCAGTTCAAGCCGGAGGATTGCCAATCGCCCAGCGCCATTGCTGTGCCCTCCTCGCCGCGCGTCTATGGCACCAACTATCGCAAAAAGAATGCAGTACCGCCGCCAGTGCAGAAGCTGA TGGGCGAGGATGATTCGATTGATGAGCCCGCTTCGGCGCCGCCGACAACCACACAGCGTTTCTTTGGTGCAGACTTTAACAATGATCTGAGAGGTAAAGCACATAGCCCACATATTTGCGATAGCCGATCAGGAACTAATCTTCAATTTGCTGCAGAACTTGAGACCGGCGATCAAACGGGACGCTCCCCCCGGACACCCAAAACGCCGTTGCAGAGCGCACGCTCCGATGCCAGCGAGAAGGGACACCGCAAAGTGCTGGAGACACGCCGCAATTTAGTTATGCAACTGTTCAACGAGCATGGCATGTTTCCAACCGCACAGGCCACCATTGCCTTCCAG ACCAAACACATTGATGTCTTTCCACGCAAACAAGATCTGCAGCTGAAGATACGCGAGGTACGCCAGAAGGCGCTTGGACATCCAGCCTATACACCCCATTCGGCCGGTCCTAATACGCCTTCCGACTCCAACTCCTCATCGGCCACTCTGAGCGCCAATCTGAATGCAGCATCGTCAG ATGTTTTTCCATATTACTATACGGCAGGTATGcaccaacaacatcaacagcagcagcaacaacaattcgctgaacaacaacaacaacaccagcagcagcagcaacaacaacaacactttgcCACAGACGAATCATCCAAGCAAAACAAACGATAA